The sequence below is a genomic window from Sorangiineae bacterium MSr12523.
AAGCTTGCCGGCGCGATCCAAACCGATATACGTCGGGCCGGCACCTCGCGAATCGATCGTCTGAAAGGGTGTCAGCTTTCCCGTCGACCGATCGATGGAGAACGCGCGAATCTGCCCTTGTTGATCCGCCACCGAGTACGCGTACCGGCGCTCCGAATCGAATGCCAGAAACGAGGGATTTCGCCCTGCATCCACCGTGTCGATCAACGTGAGCGCGTACGTGCCCTCGTTGAAGGAATACGTCCGTATCTTCCCGTCGTTGCTCCCCACGTACACGCGGGGCGGTCCCAAGGGTGCGCGCGCATCCTGATCGGTGGTCGCCGCGTCATTGGAAAGGCCATCGACGGATGCGTCGGGGAATGCTCCCTCGAAGCCGTTGTCCGAGTTCGAGCTGCACGCCATGAAGGCCGCGGGAACCACTCCCCCCACGAGGCCCATCGCGCCGAGGAGCACCGCCATCGACGAAGATCCCATGCCTTTTCCGTATCACGGAAGCCACTCGAAGGATCAGGGGACGCAGGCGTAGGTCGCCGAGACGCTCCCCTTGTAGTCGCTGGCGAGTGCGTTGCACGACGCCGTGCAGAGGGCCACCGTGGCCGGTCCCGCGGAATCTAGGAACTGCCAGCCCGTATTGCCGGCGCACGTTGCATTGTAGGCCAGTGTCGCCGGCTGCCCGGATCCCGGAGTGAATGTCACCGTGACGGCATTGCGATCGACGGCGCGGCCATCGGCCACCGAAAGCGCCAACGAACAGGGTGCATCACCCGACGCAAGGCTGGCCAGGCGCGCGCGAAGCTCTTGTGCGGCCTTGGCCGGATCGCCGGGCGGCACCACGATGGCCTTCTGCGTCCCGCCCGCCGCGGCCAGCCGATTGAGGTTCGCGGTCTCGGGCCCCACGGCAACGACCACCGTCGCAATCGAGGGGGATGCCGCCTTGGCTTGGGCGATCACGTTGAGAACATTCGTGTACGTGCTGCTGCAGTCGTTTGGCCCACCGTCGGTGGCCAGCACCACCACCGCCCTCTCGGCGGGTCGCGCTTTCGCGACTTGCTGGGCGGCGGCGACCGCACCGCGCATCGCAGACTCCATGGGACTTCCGCCAGCAGGCACCTTTTGGTCGATCGATGCCGCAAACGACACACTGGGAAGGGCAGTTCGCGCGACGACGGGCTCCGCGTACATCTCCGGCACGCAGAGCGATTGGTCGCGATTGATGATGGGAAAATAGTGCAGCGAAGCACTCATACCCGCCGTCTGCGCATCCGCGAAAAAGGCCTTCATCGCTTGCGTCATCGGCACCCATCGGGTCTGCGTATTGTCGCCGTCGGGATCCTGAACGAGGCTCTTCGACGTATCGAACATCACCGCAAGGTTGATCGGCACGACCTTGTGCGACGACGTCACGGTGCCGCCGCACGTTCCCGCCCCCCCATCGGGGTTCCCGCTGCCAGGTCCGCCGTCGCCCTCCCCCGAAGCGTCCAGCGCACCCGGATTGAGGGGATTCTTTCCCGAGCCATCCGACTCACTTCCACAGGCCGCCAAAAGAACGGCCACGAGCCCCGTAACGATGGCACCGTACGCGATACGCCTCATCTTCATGCTGATGATCCCTTACGGAAACGGCGCCGCGTCTCTTTAGGTAAAATTCGCGTCAGTAGCTCTTTCCGTCGAATTTTTGCAGTTCGAGCGCATCCACGTCCAGACCATCGAGGCAGCGCAGGTTCACGACCACCTTCTCCTGCCCATCGGTGGCATAGGAGCCGAAGGCGCGGATGCCGCACGTGCTGCAGAACAAGTGGTGCATCGTTTTGCTGCCAAATTGGTAATCCACCTGGGATTCCTTCCCCGACAGCTGCCGGAACGCCTCCAGCGGCACCGACGCCATCAGCCAGCCCGTGCGGGTGCAGATGGAACAGTTGCACGCGCTTGCCTTGGCGATGTCGGCAGTGACCTCGAATCGAATTTTGCCGCAGTGGCACGAGCCGGAATACGTCTTCGTCTCTCCCATGTGTTGCCTCCGGTGCGGAAGAGTGTGCCCATGGCGACGTTTCGTATTGTAAAAGCGCGCCAGCCACGCCGAAAATGCGGTTGCCATGGGGCTCGACGGCACGCGCGGAATCTTGAACCCTGCCGAGGGCTTCACCCGTTTCGCCCTTTCGCGGGAGTCGCCACCCGAGGATCTCGCCCCCTTCGTGGATCGCTATTGGAGCGTACGGTGGGATCTCGAGGGCCAGCCGCCGTACGAGCAGGAGACCCTGCCCTACCCCTGCGTGCACATCTCCTTCACCACCGTGGACTTCGAGGTTCACGGTCCCGGGACGCGGCGCTTCGTGGCGCATCTCTCCGGGCGCGGGCAGGTGCACGGAACCAAGTTCAAACCGGCGGGGTTCTTCGCATTGGCCAAGGTGCCCATGCGCGCGCTCGTCGATCGCGTCGTTTCGCTGGAGCACGCGACCGGCCGCGCCGCGCCCATTCCCGAGAACGCGGAGCCCGCAACGGTGAAACCCATCGTGGAATCGTTTTTGCGCAGTTTCGAACCGATCCACGACGCGACCGCGGAGCTGGTGAATGGCCTCGTCGCACGAGCCCAGGAGGACCGGCAAATTGCGCGCGCCGAGGATCTGGCGCAGATCGCGGGCGTCTCCGTGCGCTCATTGCATCGTCTTTTCGAGCGGTACGTGGGCGTAGGTCCCAAATGGATCGTGCGACGATCGCGCGTCCAAGAAGCCGCCGATCGCGTAGCCCGCGGCGGGCACGTCGATTGGGCCGCGGTGGCGCAGGAGCTCGGCTACCACGATCAAGCGCACTTGATTCGTGACTTCCGTGCGCAAATTGGTTTTACGCCATCCATTTATGCGCGCCGCTGCAAAGAGGCTGCGGCGCGGGCCTCATCGTCAGGGTAAATCGACGAAGCGAAACTCGCCTTTGGAAGCCACCACGAGGCGCTTGCCGTCGGGCGTGAACTCGAAACCGTCCCAATCGAAATCGAGCACACCCAACTTGCGCCCCTCTTGCGTGTCCCAAACGCTGAGCGACGTTGCATCGTTTTGCTTGGTACGGAGCAACAGGCGCGAACCGTCGGGACTCAGCCAAAGCGCAACGAAGTGCCCTTCGATGGGCCATCGCTTCGTGGCGTGCTTTTTCGTGTCGACGGGCGCCATTTCGATGATGGGTGCGCGGCCGATCTTCTCGGGCACCGCAGGAATGCGCGCAACGGCAATGGCATGTGCGCCATCGTCGATATCCGCACCGAGCAAAACGCCGACGTCGCGCACATTGTCGACGACGAATCCGAAGTTGTCGAGAATGTAGAGTCCCTTCCGTTCGGAGATATTGGCGCGCGCGGTCGTATAATCGGCAAAGGCCATTCCAATACGGCTTTGAAAGATTTGTACCCCGCGGCGGCGCACCCATTTGCAGGTCTCCGAGGATCCCCCGGCGGCGACGCTGGGAATGACGATGCCGTGCGCCTGGCTGGTCGCGAGATCGATCCATCGTTTGGGGCACGATTCGTCGGCAGCCGCGGCGCCACCCTTCGCGAAGACCACCGCGCGCTCGCCGTCCTCCGAGAGAATGACCTTCGAGGCGCCCGCCAGTTTGCGCGAAAGGGCAGCATTCTCCTTGCCGTCGGCACCGCGCAGCGAAAATGCATTTCCTTTGCGCACCAGCGCCATGCGGTGCGTTGCGGAAACGGTGACGAAGCTTTCGCCATCCTTGGCGGTGAGCTCGGACTGCGTATGCGTGTCCGGCTCCACGAAGACGGCGAGCTTGCCGTCGGTGGTCGCGACGATGCGCCCATCGCGCGAAACGCGAACGGTGCACGACTTCGACGAACAGGCAGCATCGAGGTGTGCCGTCGTCCCCGCGTCGGCGAGGGGCAGCGCACCCGCATCGTTGGCGATATCGCGCTCGGGCGAGTCCGCATCGGGCGTGGACGCGTCCGCTGCAGGTGCAGAGCCTGCGGCCGAAAGAGAAGGCGTCGCCTCACGCCCGCAGGCGCCGAGCGCGACAGCCGCCGCCAACGCGGCAATGCAGGGAAACTTCGAGAAAAAGCTGGATTGCACGTCGAGAAAACGCCGGCTGGCACTCATTTCATCCGCAGTTTCACCCGTGTCCGATGTTCACACCACTGATTCGAACGATGCGCTCGCAAGGCATTCAAGAACCGCACGGAACAGGCCGCGGTTGCCGTCGAGTGCGCCGCGCACCTGTGGTACTCAGGTCGGCGTCATGCATGCTCGCACGTCGGGTCTTCTCCTGGTTGTCCTGCTATCGGCTTGTTCGCGCACCCAAGAGCCCGAACAGAGTACGCCCGCCCCGCCGGCCCGGCAGGCACCGGCCGCACTCTCCGCCACGGCCACTGCCGCGCCGACGACGGGCAACGAGATCGTCTGGGATGCACCGGCATCTTGGGAAAAGGTGCCCAGCGCCAGCGCCATGCGCAAAGCCACGTATCGCATTCCCAAAGCGGCGGGCGACGCGGAGGCCCCAGAGCTCAGCGTCACAGTGGCCGGCGGCTCCAGCGCGGCCAACATCGAACGATGGGTGGGGCAATTTTCGCCGGGAGCCTCCGTCGACAAGAAAGAGCGCACGGTGGGCGGCATCAACGTGAGCGTCGTGGAGATCAAAGGCACCTACGGAGGCGGCATGACGATGCCCGGAATGCCCGCGCCGGCCGGTCCAAAGGAGCACTTTGCCTTGCTCGGCGCCATTGCCGCCGACGGCCAAGACAGCACCTTCTTCAAAATGATCGGCCCCGAAAAGAGCGTCCAAGCCGCCCGCGCCGACTTCGACAAACTCGTCGACAGCCTGAAGAAGCGCTGATTCTCCGACGAACACTGGACAAGCCGGGTCGCCCGCGGAAACAATGGCCGGTTAACGATGAGACGTTTAGCGGCGCGCGAATGCCAATCTATGGCTCCGCGCCTTCGCGTTGGAGATACGAAACGAGCGTAGCGGGTGGGACGCGCTCACCGAAGCGCGCCGCCAAAAAGTTCAGCGGGTGTCGCCCACCTCGGGATCGGCGGTCAGCCGGAGGGAGAATCCCGCGCGGCCCAACAGCGAGAGCAAAAGACCGCGGTAACGCGTCGGCGTCACGCCGCCTCGCTCGTAGGCCCAATGATCCACGATGCCGCGCGCGAAAACCACGAGCGATGGCAAGGGCAGCGCCCGCTGCAGGGCGTCCACCAACATGGTTCCGACGTGCTGGCGACGTGCATCCTCGGCCACCTCGATCGCACCGAGCTCCCAGAG
It includes:
- a CDS encoding VWA domain-containing protein; this encodes MKMRRIAYGAIVTGLVAVLLAACGSESDGSGKNPLNPGALDASGEGDGGPGSGNPDGGAGTCGGTVTSSHKVVPINLAVMFDTSKSLVQDPDGDNTQTRWVPMTQAMKAFFADAQTAGMSASLHYFPIINRDQSLCVPEMYAEPVVARTALPSVSFAASIDQKVPAGGSPMESAMRGAVAAAQQVAKARPAERAVVVLATDGGPNDCSSTYTNVLNVIAQAKAASPSIATVVVAVGPETANLNRLAAAGGTQKAIVVPPGDPAKAAQELRARLASLASGDAPCSLALSVADGRAVDRNAVTVTFTPGSGQPATLAYNATCAGNTGWQFLDSAGPATVALCTASCNALASDYKGSVSATYACVP
- a CDS encoding GFA family protein; amino-acid sequence: MGETKTYSGSCHCGKIRFEVTADIAKASACNCSICTRTGWLMASVPLEAFRQLSGKESQVDYQFGSKTMHHLFCSTCGIRAFGSYATDGQEKVVVNLRCLDGLDVDALELQKFDGKSY
- a CDS encoding helix-turn-helix domain-containing protein, whose protein sequence is MGLDGTRGILNPAEGFTRFALSRESPPEDLAPFVDRYWSVRWDLEGQPPYEQETLPYPCVHISFTTVDFEVHGPGTRRFVAHLSGRGQVHGTKFKPAGFFALAKVPMRALVDRVVSLEHATGRAAPIPENAEPATVKPIVESFLRSFEPIHDATAELVNGLVARAQEDRQIARAEDLAQIAGVSVRSLHRLFERYVGVGPKWIVRRSRVQEAADRVARGGHVDWAAVAQELGYHDQAHLIRDFRAQIGFTPSIYARRCKEAAARASSSG